The Manis javanica isolate MJ-LG chromosome 4, MJ_LKY, whole genome shotgun sequence genome contains a region encoding:
- the ZMYND15 gene encoding zinc finger MYND domain-containing protein 15 isoform X17, with protein MEFVSGYRDEFLDFAALLSGWFRKFVAERGPLGASLEGRWQQLEAHIRRLPQDPALWVLHVLPNRSVGISLGQGPETGPGPGLGAALLLGDEPPLHLQDLSPYVSFVSLEEGEEEEEEEEEKNKERGRSMEKTEEEDGQPAPDSREFSQEANPPEEPEEAEQDAGRGANGCLEDRAEDKTGPERRKGQRSEAVPLHLSCLLLVTDEHGTILGIDLLMDGAQGRAGRDSGTEHLAPQAYALLCHSMACPMGSGDPRKPRKLTVGDAQLHRKLATLVPRLGVKLAKTPMRTWGPRPGFTFASLRARICHVCHRHSFEVKLTPCPQCRAVLYCGKACLQADWRRCPDDVSHQFWCPRLAAFMERAGELAALPFTYTTEVTSETFNKEAFLASRGLTRGYWTQLSMLIPGPGAPRHPWGSTTSLSLLLNGDPYQLLHGNGPPLMPPVPPDPPRGLFGSWQDYYTWRGLSLDSPVAVLLTYPLTVYYIITHLVPQSSSYPVPELNIQNKKSLKIHVVEARKEFDLVMVFWELLVLLPHMALELQFVGDGLPPESDQQCFTLQRDGPEVSLRPCCEVSARLSSGNKEKGGRRDLQIKVSVRSYHLLQGPKPDLVVGHLAELAASVTGNLVGASPSV; from the exons ATGGAGTTTGTGTCTGGATACCGGGATGAGTTCCTAGATTTTGCTGCCCTCCTCTCTGGCTGGTTCCGCAAGTTCGTGGCTGAGCGAGGGCCTCTGGGCGCCAGCCTTGAGGGCCGCTGGCAACAGCTGGAGGCTCATATCAGAAGGCTGCCCCAGGATCCTGCCCTTTGGGTGCTCCATGTCTTACCCAACCGTAGTGTGGGCATCAGCCTGGGGCAAGGGCCAGAGACAGGCCCTGGCCCAGGCCTGGGGGCTGCCCTGCTCCTGGGAGATGAGCCCCCACTGCACTTGCAAGACCTAAGCCCCTATGTCAGCTTTGTCAgcctggaggaaggggaggaggaggaggaggaggaagaggaaaagaataaagagaggGGTAGAAGCATGGAGAAGACGGAAGAGGAGGATGGGCAGCCAGCCCCTGACAGCAGGGAGTTCTCCCAGGAAGCAAACCCTCCAGAGGAGCCAGAGGAGGCTGAGCAGGACGCAGGACGTGGTGCGAATGGCTGCCTAGAGGACAGGGCGGAGGACAAAACAGGCCCTGAGAGGAGGAAGGGTCAGAGAAGCG aGGCTGTCCCCTTGCACCTTTCCTGCCTCTTACTGGTGACAGATGAACACGGCACCATCTTGGGCATTGACCTGCTAATGGATGGAGCccagggaagggcaggcagggATTCAGGGACAGAGCACCTGGCTCCTCAGGCCTATGCTCTCCTCTGCCACAGCATGGCCTGCCCCATGGGCTCTGGAGACCCCCGGAAACCCCGAAAGCTTACTGTGGGAGACGCCCAGCTGCATCG AAAGCTGGCGACTCTGGTCCCAAGGCTGGGAGTGAAGTTAGCCAAGACCCCAATGCGGACATGGGGCCCCCGGCCAGGCTTTACCTTTGCCTCCCTTCGGGCTCGAATCTGCCATGTTTGTCACAGGCACAGCTTTGAAGTGAAGCTGACACCCTG TCCCCAGTGTAGAGCTGTCTTGTACTGCGGAAAGGCTTGTCTCCAGGCTGACTGGCGGCGATGCCCAGATGATGTGAGCCACCAATTTTGGTGCCCAAGGCTTGCAGCCTTCATGGAGCGGGCTGGAGAGCTGGCAGCTCTGCCTTTCACCTACACCACAG AGGTGACCAGTGAAACCTTCAACAAGGAGGCCTTCCTGGCCTCACGAGGCCTTACTCGTGGCTACTGGACCCAGCTCAGCATGCTGATTCCTGGCCCTGGTGCACCCAGGCACCCCTGGGGCAGCACAACATCCCTCAGCCTTCTTCTCAATG GAGATCCCTACCAGCTTCTCCATGGGAATGGGCCACCCCTGATGCCTCCTGTGCCCCCAGATCCACCCAGGGGCCTCTTTG GCTCGTGGCAGGATTACTACACATGGCGGGGCCTCAGCTTGGACTCCCCCGTGGCTGTGCTTCTCACCTACCCGCTGACTGTGTACTACATCATCACCCACCTGGTGCCCCAGTCTT CCTCTTACCCAGTCCCTGAGCTCAACATCCAGAACAAGAAGTCACTGAAAATCCACGTGGTGGAGGCCAGGAAGGAGTTTGACCTTGTAATGGTGTTCTGG GAGCTCTTGGTCTTGCTCCCCCACATGGCCCTGGAGCTGCAGTTTGTGGGTGATGGCCTACCCCCTGAGAGCGACCAGCAGTGTTTTACCCTGCAAAGG GATGGCCCTGAAGTATCTCTCCGTCCTTGTTGTGAAGTATCAGCACGCCTCAGCTCCGGGAATAAGGAGAAGGGGGGCCGCAGGGACCTGCAGATCAAAGTGTCAGTTCGGTCCTACCACCTGCTCCAGGGGCCCAAGCCTGACCTAGTTGTTG GACACTTGGCTGAGCTCGCTGCCTCGGTTACAG GTAACCTGGTGGGAGCCTCTCCGAGTGTCTAA
- the ZMYND15 gene encoding zinc finger MYND domain-containing protein 15 isoform X18, with the protein MEFVSGYRDEFLDFAALLSGWFRKFVAERGPLGASLEGRWQQLEAHIRRLPQDPALWVLHVLPNRSVGISLGQGPETGPGPGLGAALLLGDEPPLHLQDLSPYVSFVSLEEGEEEEEEEEEKNKERGRSMEKTEEEDGQPAPDSREFSQEANPPEEPEEAEQDAGRGANGCLEDRAEDKTGPERRKGQRSEAVPLHLSCLLLVTDEHGTILGIDLLMDGAQGRAGRDSGTEHLAPQAYALLCHSMACPMGSGDPRKPRKLTVGDAQLHRKLATLVPRLGVKLAKTPMRTWGPRPGFTFASLRARICHVCHRHSFEVKLTPCPQCRAVLYCGKACLQADWRRCPDDVSHQFWCPRLAAFMERAGELAALPFTYTTEVTSETFNKEAFLASRGLTRGYWTQLSMLIPGPGAPRHPWGSTTSLSLLLNGDPYQLLHGNGPPLMPPVPPDPPRGLFGSWQDYYTWRGLSLDSPVAVLLTYPLTVYYIITHLVPQSSSYPVPELNIQNKKSLKIHVVEARKEFDLVMVFWELLVLLPHMALELQFVGDGLPPESDQQCFTLQRDGPEVSLRPCCEVSARLSSGNKEKGGRRDLQIKVSVRSYHLLQGPKPDLVVGNLVGASPSV; encoded by the exons ATGGAGTTTGTGTCTGGATACCGGGATGAGTTCCTAGATTTTGCTGCCCTCCTCTCTGGCTGGTTCCGCAAGTTCGTGGCTGAGCGAGGGCCTCTGGGCGCCAGCCTTGAGGGCCGCTGGCAACAGCTGGAGGCTCATATCAGAAGGCTGCCCCAGGATCCTGCCCTTTGGGTGCTCCATGTCTTACCCAACCGTAGTGTGGGCATCAGCCTGGGGCAAGGGCCAGAGACAGGCCCTGGCCCAGGCCTGGGGGCTGCCCTGCTCCTGGGAGATGAGCCCCCACTGCACTTGCAAGACCTAAGCCCCTATGTCAGCTTTGTCAgcctggaggaaggggaggaggaggaggaggaggaagaggaaaagaataaagagaggGGTAGAAGCATGGAGAAGACGGAAGAGGAGGATGGGCAGCCAGCCCCTGACAGCAGGGAGTTCTCCCAGGAAGCAAACCCTCCAGAGGAGCCAGAGGAGGCTGAGCAGGACGCAGGACGTGGTGCGAATGGCTGCCTAGAGGACAGGGCGGAGGACAAAACAGGCCCTGAGAGGAGGAAGGGTCAGAGAAGCG aGGCTGTCCCCTTGCACCTTTCCTGCCTCTTACTGGTGACAGATGAACACGGCACCATCTTGGGCATTGACCTGCTAATGGATGGAGCccagggaagggcaggcagggATTCAGGGACAGAGCACCTGGCTCCTCAGGCCTATGCTCTCCTCTGCCACAGCATGGCCTGCCCCATGGGCTCTGGAGACCCCCGGAAACCCCGAAAGCTTACTGTGGGAGACGCCCAGCTGCATCG AAAGCTGGCGACTCTGGTCCCAAGGCTGGGAGTGAAGTTAGCCAAGACCCCAATGCGGACATGGGGCCCCCGGCCAGGCTTTACCTTTGCCTCCCTTCGGGCTCGAATCTGCCATGTTTGTCACAGGCACAGCTTTGAAGTGAAGCTGACACCCTG TCCCCAGTGTAGAGCTGTCTTGTACTGCGGAAAGGCTTGTCTCCAGGCTGACTGGCGGCGATGCCCAGATGATGTGAGCCACCAATTTTGGTGCCCAAGGCTTGCAGCCTTCATGGAGCGGGCTGGAGAGCTGGCAGCTCTGCCTTTCACCTACACCACAG AGGTGACCAGTGAAACCTTCAACAAGGAGGCCTTCCTGGCCTCACGAGGCCTTACTCGTGGCTACTGGACCCAGCTCAGCATGCTGATTCCTGGCCCTGGTGCACCCAGGCACCCCTGGGGCAGCACAACATCCCTCAGCCTTCTTCTCAATG GAGATCCCTACCAGCTTCTCCATGGGAATGGGCCACCCCTGATGCCTCCTGTGCCCCCAGATCCACCCAGGGGCCTCTTTG GCTCGTGGCAGGATTACTACACATGGCGGGGCCTCAGCTTGGACTCCCCCGTGGCTGTGCTTCTCACCTACCCGCTGACTGTGTACTACATCATCACCCACCTGGTGCCCCAGTCTT CCTCTTACCCAGTCCCTGAGCTCAACATCCAGAACAAGAAGTCACTGAAAATCCACGTGGTGGAGGCCAGGAAGGAGTTTGACCTTGTAATGGTGTTCTGG GAGCTCTTGGTCTTGCTCCCCCACATGGCCCTGGAGCTGCAGTTTGTGGGTGATGGCCTACCCCCTGAGAGCGACCAGCAGTGTTTTACCCTGCAAAGG GATGGCCCTGAAGTATCTCTCCGTCCTTGTTGTGAAGTATCAGCACGCCTCAGCTCCGGGAATAAGGAGAAGGGGGGCCGCAGGGACCTGCAGATCAAAGTGTCAGTTCGGTCCTACCACCTGCTCCAGGGGCCCAAGCCTGACCTAGTTGTTG GTAACCTGGTGGGAGCCTCTCCGAGTGTCTAA
- the ZMYND15 gene encoding zinc finger MYND domain-containing protein 15 isoform X7, which produces MEFVSGYRDEFLDFAALLSGWFRKFVAERGPLGASLEGRWQQLEAHIRRLPQDPALWVLHVLPNRSVGISLGQGPETGPGPGLGAALLLGDEPPLHLQDLSPYVSFVSLEEGEEEEEEEEEKNKERGRSMEKTEEEDGQPAPDSREFSQEANPPEEPEEAEQDAGRGANGCLEDRAEDKTGPERRKGQRSEAVPLHLSCLLLVTDEHGTILGIDLLMDGAQGRAGRDSGTEHLAPQAYALLCHSMACPMGSGDPRKPRKLTVGDAQLHRKLATLVPRLGVKLAKTPMRTWGPRPGFTFASLRARICHVCHRHSFEVKLTPCPQCRAVLYCGKACLQADWRRCPDDVSHQFWCPRLAAFMERAGELAALPFTYTTEVTSETFNKEAFLASRGLTRGYWTQLSMLIPGPGAPRHPWGSTTSLSLLLNGDPYQLLHGNGPPLMPPVPPDPPRGLFGSWQDYYTWRGLSLDSPVAVLLTYPLTVYYIITHLVPQSSSYPVPELNIQNKKSLKIHVVEARKEFDLVMVFWELLVLLPHMALELQFVGDGLPPESDQQCFTLQRDGPEVSLRPCCEVSARLSSGNKEKGGRRDLQIKVSVRSYHLLQGPKPDLVVGFNPGFGLKDTWLSSLPRLQVGLDPQFPTQPVTPFVREVTWWEPLRVSKGPAPPQSLRVPAFFTESSEYSCVMDDQTMTVATGGGTSPPQPNPFRSPFRLRAADNCMPWYCNAFIFHLVYKPPPASAARPAPGPAPRAPTPPAPLARTWRRRGEKKLGRAARRRK; this is translated from the exons ATGGAGTTTGTGTCTGGATACCGGGATGAGTTCCTAGATTTTGCTGCCCTCCTCTCTGGCTGGTTCCGCAAGTTCGTGGCTGAGCGAGGGCCTCTGGGCGCCAGCCTTGAGGGCCGCTGGCAACAGCTGGAGGCTCATATCAGAAGGCTGCCCCAGGATCCTGCCCTTTGGGTGCTCCATGTCTTACCCAACCGTAGTGTGGGCATCAGCCTGGGGCAAGGGCCAGAGACAGGCCCTGGCCCAGGCCTGGGGGCTGCCCTGCTCCTGGGAGATGAGCCCCCACTGCACTTGCAAGACCTAAGCCCCTATGTCAGCTTTGTCAgcctggaggaaggggaggaggaggaggaggaggaagaggaaaagaataaagagaggGGTAGAAGCATGGAGAAGACGGAAGAGGAGGATGGGCAGCCAGCCCCTGACAGCAGGGAGTTCTCCCAGGAAGCAAACCCTCCAGAGGAGCCAGAGGAGGCTGAGCAGGACGCAGGACGTGGTGCGAATGGCTGCCTAGAGGACAGGGCGGAGGACAAAACAGGCCCTGAGAGGAGGAAGGGTCAGAGAAGCG aGGCTGTCCCCTTGCACCTTTCCTGCCTCTTACTGGTGACAGATGAACACGGCACCATCTTGGGCATTGACCTGCTAATGGATGGAGCccagggaagggcaggcagggATTCAGGGACAGAGCACCTGGCTCCTCAGGCCTATGCTCTCCTCTGCCACAGCATGGCCTGCCCCATGGGCTCTGGAGACCCCCGGAAACCCCGAAAGCTTACTGTGGGAGACGCCCAGCTGCATCG AAAGCTGGCGACTCTGGTCCCAAGGCTGGGAGTGAAGTTAGCCAAGACCCCAATGCGGACATGGGGCCCCCGGCCAGGCTTTACCTTTGCCTCCCTTCGGGCTCGAATCTGCCATGTTTGTCACAGGCACAGCTTTGAAGTGAAGCTGACACCCTG TCCCCAGTGTAGAGCTGTCTTGTACTGCGGAAAGGCTTGTCTCCAGGCTGACTGGCGGCGATGCCCAGATGATGTGAGCCACCAATTTTGGTGCCCAAGGCTTGCAGCCTTCATGGAGCGGGCTGGAGAGCTGGCAGCTCTGCCTTTCACCTACACCACAG AGGTGACCAGTGAAACCTTCAACAAGGAGGCCTTCCTGGCCTCACGAGGCCTTACTCGTGGCTACTGGACCCAGCTCAGCATGCTGATTCCTGGCCCTGGTGCACCCAGGCACCCCTGGGGCAGCACAACATCCCTCAGCCTTCTTCTCAATG GAGATCCCTACCAGCTTCTCCATGGGAATGGGCCACCCCTGATGCCTCCTGTGCCCCCAGATCCACCCAGGGGCCTCTTTG GCTCGTGGCAGGATTACTACACATGGCGGGGCCTCAGCTTGGACTCCCCCGTGGCTGTGCTTCTCACCTACCCGCTGACTGTGTACTACATCATCACCCACCTGGTGCCCCAGTCTT CCTCTTACCCAGTCCCTGAGCTCAACATCCAGAACAAGAAGTCACTGAAAATCCACGTGGTGGAGGCCAGGAAGGAGTTTGACCTTGTAATGGTGTTCTGG GAGCTCTTGGTCTTGCTCCCCCACATGGCCCTGGAGCTGCAGTTTGTGGGTGATGGCCTACCCCCTGAGAGCGACCAGCAGTGTTTTACCCTGCAAAGG GATGGCCCTGAAGTATCTCTCCGTCCTTGTTGTGAAGTATCAGCACGCCTCAGCTCCGGGAATAAGGAGAAGGGGGGCCGCAGGGACCTGCAGATCAAAGTGTCAGTTCGGTCCTACCACCTGCTCCAGGGGCCCAAGCCTGACCTAGTTGTTG GGTTTAACCCTGGCTTTGGTCTCAAGGACACTTGGCTGAGCTCGCTGCCTCGGTTACAG GTCGGTCTGGATCCTCAGTTTCCAACCCAGCCTGTGACCCCTTTTGTTCGGGAGGTAACCTGGTGGGAGCCTCTCCGAGTGTCTAAGGGGCCCgccccaccccagtccctccGAGTGCCGGCCTTTTTCACGGAGAGCAGCGAGTACAGTTGTGTGATGGACGACCAGACCATGACGGTGGCCACAGGAGGGGGCACCAGCCCTCCACAGCCCAACCCCTTCCGCTCCCCCTTCCGCCTCAGAGCGGCCGACAACTGCATGCCCTG GTACTGCAACGCCTTCATCTTCCACCTGGTCTACAAGCCGCCGCCAGCGAGCGCGGCCCGCCCGGCGCCCGGGCCTGCGCCCCGAGCCCCAACTCCCCCAGCTCCTCTCGCCCGCACCTGGAGGCGCCGAGGAGAAAAGAAACTTGGGCGGGCGGCCCGCCGGCGGAAGTGA
- the ZMYND15 gene encoding zinc finger MYND domain-containing protein 15 isoform X3, whose amino-acid sequence MEFVSGYRDEFLDFAALLSGWFRKFVAERGPLGASLEGRWQQLEAHIRRLPQDPALWVLHVLPNRSVGISLGQGPETGPGPGLGAALLLGDEPPLHLQDLSPYVSFVSLEEGEEEEEEEEEKNKERGRSMEKTEEEDGQPAPDSREFSQEANPPEEPEEAEQDAGRGANGCLEDRAEDKTGPERRKGQRSEAVPLHLSCLLLVTDEHGTILGIDLLMDGAQGRAGRDSGTEHLAPQAYALLCHSMACPMGSGDPRKPRKLTVGDAQLHRKLATLVPRLGVKLAKTPMRTWGPRPGFTFASLRARICHVCHRHSFEVKLTPCPQCRAVLYCGKACLQADWRRCPDDVSHQFWCPRLAAFMERAGELAALPFTYTTEVTSETFNKEAFLASRGLTRGYWTQLSMLIPGPGAPRHPWGSTTSLSLLLNGDPYQLLHGNGPPLMPPVPPDPPRGLFGSWQDYYTWRGLSLDSPVAVLLTYPLTVYYIITHLVPQSSSYPVPELNIQNKKSLKIHVVEARKEFDLVMVFWELLVLLPHMALELQFVGDGLPPESDQQCFTLQRDGPEVSLRPCCEVSARLSSGNKEKGGRRDLQIKVSVRSYHLLQGPKPDLVVGFNPGFGLKDTWLSSLPRLQVRKGTSLTSCPVLPFPKVSAPSNAPMRRHVHGSSCSSLSTSPIQVGLDPQFPTQPVTPFVREVTWWEPLRVSKGPAPPQSLRVPAFFTESSEYSCVMDDQTMTVATGGGTSPPQPNPFRSPFRLRAADNCMPWYCNAFIFHLVYKPPPASAARPAPGPAPRAPTPPAPLARTWRRRGEKKLGRAARRRK is encoded by the exons ATGGAGTTTGTGTCTGGATACCGGGATGAGTTCCTAGATTTTGCTGCCCTCCTCTCTGGCTGGTTCCGCAAGTTCGTGGCTGAGCGAGGGCCTCTGGGCGCCAGCCTTGAGGGCCGCTGGCAACAGCTGGAGGCTCATATCAGAAGGCTGCCCCAGGATCCTGCCCTTTGGGTGCTCCATGTCTTACCCAACCGTAGTGTGGGCATCAGCCTGGGGCAAGGGCCAGAGACAGGCCCTGGCCCAGGCCTGGGGGCTGCCCTGCTCCTGGGAGATGAGCCCCCACTGCACTTGCAAGACCTAAGCCCCTATGTCAGCTTTGTCAgcctggaggaaggggaggaggaggaggaggaggaagaggaaaagaataaagagaggGGTAGAAGCATGGAGAAGACGGAAGAGGAGGATGGGCAGCCAGCCCCTGACAGCAGGGAGTTCTCCCAGGAAGCAAACCCTCCAGAGGAGCCAGAGGAGGCTGAGCAGGACGCAGGACGTGGTGCGAATGGCTGCCTAGAGGACAGGGCGGAGGACAAAACAGGCCCTGAGAGGAGGAAGGGTCAGAGAAGCG aGGCTGTCCCCTTGCACCTTTCCTGCCTCTTACTGGTGACAGATGAACACGGCACCATCTTGGGCATTGACCTGCTAATGGATGGAGCccagggaagggcaggcagggATTCAGGGACAGAGCACCTGGCTCCTCAGGCCTATGCTCTCCTCTGCCACAGCATGGCCTGCCCCATGGGCTCTGGAGACCCCCGGAAACCCCGAAAGCTTACTGTGGGAGACGCCCAGCTGCATCG AAAGCTGGCGACTCTGGTCCCAAGGCTGGGAGTGAAGTTAGCCAAGACCCCAATGCGGACATGGGGCCCCCGGCCAGGCTTTACCTTTGCCTCCCTTCGGGCTCGAATCTGCCATGTTTGTCACAGGCACAGCTTTGAAGTGAAGCTGACACCCTG TCCCCAGTGTAGAGCTGTCTTGTACTGCGGAAAGGCTTGTCTCCAGGCTGACTGGCGGCGATGCCCAGATGATGTGAGCCACCAATTTTGGTGCCCAAGGCTTGCAGCCTTCATGGAGCGGGCTGGAGAGCTGGCAGCTCTGCCTTTCACCTACACCACAG AGGTGACCAGTGAAACCTTCAACAAGGAGGCCTTCCTGGCCTCACGAGGCCTTACTCGTGGCTACTGGACCCAGCTCAGCATGCTGATTCCTGGCCCTGGTGCACCCAGGCACCCCTGGGGCAGCACAACATCCCTCAGCCTTCTTCTCAATG GAGATCCCTACCAGCTTCTCCATGGGAATGGGCCACCCCTGATGCCTCCTGTGCCCCCAGATCCACCCAGGGGCCTCTTTG GCTCGTGGCAGGATTACTACACATGGCGGGGCCTCAGCTTGGACTCCCCCGTGGCTGTGCTTCTCACCTACCCGCTGACTGTGTACTACATCATCACCCACCTGGTGCCCCAGTCTT CCTCTTACCCAGTCCCTGAGCTCAACATCCAGAACAAGAAGTCACTGAAAATCCACGTGGTGGAGGCCAGGAAGGAGTTTGACCTTGTAATGGTGTTCTGG GAGCTCTTGGTCTTGCTCCCCCACATGGCCCTGGAGCTGCAGTTTGTGGGTGATGGCCTACCCCCTGAGAGCGACCAGCAGTGTTTTACCCTGCAAAGG GATGGCCCTGAAGTATCTCTCCGTCCTTGTTGTGAAGTATCAGCACGCCTCAGCTCCGGGAATAAGGAGAAGGGGGGCCGCAGGGACCTGCAGATCAAAGTGTCAGTTCGGTCCTACCACCTGCTCCAGGGGCCCAAGCCTGACCTAGTTGTTG GGTTTAACCCTGGCTTTGGTCTCAAGGACACTTGGCTGAGCTCGCTGCCTCGGTTACAGGTGCGAAAGGGAACTTCTCTCAcctcctgcccagtccttccttttccAAAAGTCTCTGCCCCATCAAATGCCCCCATGAGGAGGCATGTGCACGGGTCCTCTTGCTCCTCTCTGTCTACCTCCCCCATCCAGGTCGGTCTGGATCCTCAGTTTCCAACCCAGCCTGTGACCCCTTTTGTTCGGGAGGTAACCTGGTGGGAGCCTCTCCGAGTGTCTAAGGGGCCCgccccaccccagtccctccGAGTGCCGGCCTTTTTCACGGAGAGCAGCGAGTACAGTTGTGTGATGGACGACCAGACCATGACGGTGGCCACAGGAGGGGGCACCAGCCCTCCACAGCCCAACCCCTTCCGCTCCCCCTTCCGCCTCAGAGCGGCCGACAACTGCATGCCCTG GTACTGCAACGCCTTCATCTTCCACCTGGTCTACAAGCCGCCGCCAGCGAGCGCGGCCCGCCCGGCGCCCGGGCCTGCGCCCCGAGCCCCAACTCCCCCAGCTCCTCTCGCCCGCACCTGGAGGCGCCGAGGAGAAAAGAAACTTGGGCGGGCGGCCCGCCGGCGGAAGTGA
- the ZMYND15 gene encoding zinc finger MYND domain-containing protein 15 isoform X9, with the protein MEFVSGYRDEFLDFAALLSGWFRKFVAERGPLGASLEGRWQQLEAHIRRLPQDPALWVLHVLPNRSVGISLGQGPETGPGPGLGAALLLGDEPPLHLQDLSPYVSFVSLEEGEEEEEEEEEKNKERGRSMEKTEEEDGQPAPDSREFSQEANPPEEPEEAEQDAGRGANGCLEDRAEDKTGPERRKGQRSEAVPLHLSCLLLVTDEHGTILGIDLLMDGAQGRAGRDSGTEHLAPQAYALLCHSMACPMGSGDPRKPRKLTVGDAQLHRKLATLVPRLGVKLAKTPMRTWGPRPGFTFASLRARICHVCHRHSFEVKLTPCPQCRAVLYCGKACLQADWRRCPDDVSHQFWCPRLAAFMERAGELAALPFTYTTEVTSETFNKEAFLASRGLTRGYWTQLSMLIPGPGAPRHPWGSTTSLSLLLNGDPYQLLHGNGPPLMPPVPPDPPRGLFGSWQDYYTWRGLSLDSPVAVLLTYPLTVYYIITHLVPQSSSYPVPELNIQNKKSLKIHVVEARKEFDLVMVFWELLVLLPHMALELQFVGDGLPPESDQQCFTLQRDGPEVSLRPCCEVSARLSSGNKEKGGRRDLQIKVSVRSYHLLQGPKPDLVVGFNPGFGLKDTWLSSLPRLQVTWWEPLRVSKGPAPPQSLRVPAFFTESSEYSCVMDDQTMTVATGGGTSPPQPNPFRSPFRLRAADNCMPWYCNAFIFHLVYKPPPASAARPAPGPAPRAPTPPAPLARTWRRRGEKKLGRAARRRK; encoded by the exons ATGGAGTTTGTGTCTGGATACCGGGATGAGTTCCTAGATTTTGCTGCCCTCCTCTCTGGCTGGTTCCGCAAGTTCGTGGCTGAGCGAGGGCCTCTGGGCGCCAGCCTTGAGGGCCGCTGGCAACAGCTGGAGGCTCATATCAGAAGGCTGCCCCAGGATCCTGCCCTTTGGGTGCTCCATGTCTTACCCAACCGTAGTGTGGGCATCAGCCTGGGGCAAGGGCCAGAGACAGGCCCTGGCCCAGGCCTGGGGGCTGCCCTGCTCCTGGGAGATGAGCCCCCACTGCACTTGCAAGACCTAAGCCCCTATGTCAGCTTTGTCAgcctggaggaaggggaggaggaggaggaggaggaagaggaaaagaataaagagaggGGTAGAAGCATGGAGAAGACGGAAGAGGAGGATGGGCAGCCAGCCCCTGACAGCAGGGAGTTCTCCCAGGAAGCAAACCCTCCAGAGGAGCCAGAGGAGGCTGAGCAGGACGCAGGACGTGGTGCGAATGGCTGCCTAGAGGACAGGGCGGAGGACAAAACAGGCCCTGAGAGGAGGAAGGGTCAGAGAAGCG aGGCTGTCCCCTTGCACCTTTCCTGCCTCTTACTGGTGACAGATGAACACGGCACCATCTTGGGCATTGACCTGCTAATGGATGGAGCccagggaagggcaggcagggATTCAGGGACAGAGCACCTGGCTCCTCAGGCCTATGCTCTCCTCTGCCACAGCATGGCCTGCCCCATGGGCTCTGGAGACCCCCGGAAACCCCGAAAGCTTACTGTGGGAGACGCCCAGCTGCATCG AAAGCTGGCGACTCTGGTCCCAAGGCTGGGAGTGAAGTTAGCCAAGACCCCAATGCGGACATGGGGCCCCCGGCCAGGCTTTACCTTTGCCTCCCTTCGGGCTCGAATCTGCCATGTTTGTCACAGGCACAGCTTTGAAGTGAAGCTGACACCCTG TCCCCAGTGTAGAGCTGTCTTGTACTGCGGAAAGGCTTGTCTCCAGGCTGACTGGCGGCGATGCCCAGATGATGTGAGCCACCAATTTTGGTGCCCAAGGCTTGCAGCCTTCATGGAGCGGGCTGGAGAGCTGGCAGCTCTGCCTTTCACCTACACCACAG AGGTGACCAGTGAAACCTTCAACAAGGAGGCCTTCCTGGCCTCACGAGGCCTTACTCGTGGCTACTGGACCCAGCTCAGCATGCTGATTCCTGGCCCTGGTGCACCCAGGCACCCCTGGGGCAGCACAACATCCCTCAGCCTTCTTCTCAATG GAGATCCCTACCAGCTTCTCCATGGGAATGGGCCACCCCTGATGCCTCCTGTGCCCCCAGATCCACCCAGGGGCCTCTTTG GCTCGTGGCAGGATTACTACACATGGCGGGGCCTCAGCTTGGACTCCCCCGTGGCTGTGCTTCTCACCTACCCGCTGACTGTGTACTACATCATCACCCACCTGGTGCCCCAGTCTT CCTCTTACCCAGTCCCTGAGCTCAACATCCAGAACAAGAAGTCACTGAAAATCCACGTGGTGGAGGCCAGGAAGGAGTTTGACCTTGTAATGGTGTTCTGG GAGCTCTTGGTCTTGCTCCCCCACATGGCCCTGGAGCTGCAGTTTGTGGGTGATGGCCTACCCCCTGAGAGCGACCAGCAGTGTTTTACCCTGCAAAGG GATGGCCCTGAAGTATCTCTCCGTCCTTGTTGTGAAGTATCAGCACGCCTCAGCTCCGGGAATAAGGAGAAGGGGGGCCGCAGGGACCTGCAGATCAAAGTGTCAGTTCGGTCCTACCACCTGCTCCAGGGGCCCAAGCCTGACCTAGTTGTTG GGTTTAACCCTGGCTTTGGTCTCAAGGACACTTGGCTGAGCTCGCTGCCTCGGTTACAG GTAACCTGGTGGGAGCCTCTCCGAGTGTCTAAGGGGCCCgccccaccccagtccctccGAGTGCCGGCCTTTTTCACGGAGAGCAGCGAGTACAGTTGTGTGATGGACGACCAGACCATGACGGTGGCCACAGGAGGGGGCACCAGCCCTCCACAGCCCAACCCCTTCCGCTCCCCCTTCCGCCTCAGAGCGGCCGACAACTGCATGCCCTG GTACTGCAACGCCTTCATCTTCCACCTGGTCTACAAGCCGCCGCCAGCGAGCGCGGCCCGCCCGGCGCCCGGGCCTGCGCCCCGAGCCCCAACTCCCCCAGCTCCTCTCGCCCGCACCTGGAGGCGCCGAGGAGAAAAGAAACTTGGGCGGGCGGCCCGCCGGCGGAAGTGA